The Grus americana isolate bGruAme1 chromosome 5, bGruAme1.mat, whole genome shotgun sequence region CAAGCAGGCCCCGCATGACAGCTTCCACCTCAAATGCCTGCAGCTCTGCGCCCGCATCCTGGTGGGCACAGGCTTTTCCACCTATACCTTCAAGACTGCTATGATGCACCTCCTGATCACCATACCCCTGTCATGCTGGCGCAGGAGGCATTTCCTGCTGCGACTGGAGGATATCATGCGGTACCCGCActgctgcctggagaagaaacaccTCGACCACTTCTTCTTTGGCAATGAGAACATGCCCGAGGAGATCCTCTTGCCCCCAGCCTTCCGAATGGCTGAGCCATTCAACCTCTTCCAGCACCTGGCGCAGGATCCGGCTGCCCATGCCAAGGCGCTGCGTGAATTCGATGAGCTGCAAGATCGGCTTACTAGACTGCTCTTCTACGGACACTGAAAGAGGTCTTCACGCACAGAGCTGCGTTTGTGGGCCTCATGGCTGATGGCAGACAACTACCTCAtacaggagggaaaaggaggggagaatgcaggacacagaaaggaaagggaaaacccTGCGCGGCAGCCCTCTGCCAAGAGCGGCAGCGTTCTCCTCTCAACGgtccccccagcacagcagacGGTGATGACCAcagtggctacaaagaagatgagTTTCGCCCTGCTTTCCCCTCTCGCTGACTGCAAACAGGATGGCCATGTCACACGGGTCCAGAAACTCTTGctggcagctccagctgtgcagggaCCAAGCGACAGGCACCGTTGATGTGCCTCTGTGTGTTCAGTGGGTCCGCGTGGAGAATCTACCCATCCTAGACACACCCTGGGGAGAGGATGCTACAGAACTGAGCATGCCGGTCACAGAGAACACGCTGCTCAGTCGGCAGTGGAGATTGCTGCCGCACCTTTCCTTTACAGCACAAGCACACTCTGGGGAGTGGGTCGCGATGCGGCTGAAGAGGCCGTTGCAAGGAGCCTTGTGGCAGAGACTCACGTTACCACCTGGACAGCGACCAGCCTCCCTCTTCGGAGAGTCCATTCCCTCCAGGAGGTTTACCACGTGCAAAGATGTCAGTAAATCCATTCTTTGAACAAACGCTGCATCTGTGAGTGTCTGTGCATCACTTTGCTGTGGAACCTGGCCATAGGTTGCTGTTGGCCGAGCTGCCACAGAGTCAGGGAGcattttgcagaggagctgatgCAGTGGGCTCTGCTTTCATGATTCACTGGGCTTTGCCTTCCCAGGTGTAGTGTCTTaatcccagcaggcagctgctccatcactttCCCCAGTGGGATGGTGGAGAGCATCTGAAGGCTACAAGCGggaaaacttgtgggctgagagAGGACAGTTTAGTAGGTAAAGCAAGAGCTACACGCCCAggcaaagcagaataaagaatTCACTCactgctccctctgcctgctgctcacaagtggtgttccccaaggctcagtactggggccagttctctttaacaTTCTTATATTAAGAGAATATAGAACTATagactggtcagtctcacctctggtCCTGGCGAGAtcgtggagcagatcctcctggcaactatgctcaggcacatggaaaacaaggaggtgactggtcacagccaacacggcttcactaagggcaaatcatgcctagcaaatttggtgaccttctgtgatggggttacagcattggtggacgAGGAAAGAGTGAcagacatcatctgcctggacttatgcaaagcatttgacactgtcccacatgacatccttgtctctaaattggagacacatggattggacggatggaccactcagtggatgaggaattggctggatggtcgcgcTCAAAGAGTCATGGCCAACGGCTCAACGTCCGcgtggagatcagtgacgagtggtgttcctcaggggtcggtactgggaccggcactgttgaacatctttgttggcgacatggacagtgggatggagcgcaccctcagcaagtttgccgacgtCACCACGCTttgtggtgcggtcgacacgctggagggaagggaagccatCCAgcgggaccttgacaggcttgagaggtgggcccgtgcgaactgcctgaagttcaacaaggccaagtgcaaggtcttgcacgtgggtcggcacaatcccacGCACAACTACAGcctgggcggagaatggattgagagcagctctgaggagaaggacttggggctgttgattgatgagaagctcaacaggagccggcaatgtgcgcttgcagcccagaaagccaaccgtatcctgggctgcatcaaaaccagcgtggccagcaggccgagggaggtgattctgcccctctactctgctcttgtgagaccccacctggagtactgcatcaagctctggggtccccagtacaagacagacattgaagtgttggggcgagtccagaggagggccacgaagttgatcccctccctgctccccatctccagatccctccctcccagccccactgaagcccttctctccctcctcctgcaggcCATGGCTATCGCAAAATTCTTCGCCCTGCTTGTGCAAAGCATCATCCAGTGCCCGCAGATGGTGGGTGATGAGCTGGATGAGGCCACGCGCGAGCGCATGGAGCAGCGTGCGGAGCATCTGAGCCGGGAGATGActcggctgctgcaggagctggagcagaggagcctggagcagagcatCATGGAGCAGAGGACTCAGGAGCAGAGCGGCGTGACCTGGGGAGCCCTGCTCTTTGCTGCCTTGCAGCACTGGCAGTTCTGGGCCATTGCTGGGGTCCTGGTCGTGCTGTTCGGGCTCTGCTGGTTGCTCAGGAAAAGGAGCCATGAGGCAGACAACAGCAGTGACGAGGAGAGCTCCAACAGCGacagggagcagctggaggaggaagaggagcaggaggatgaAGAAAGTGAAGGAGAAGATCCTGATGATGAGAGGGATCTGGGCAGGATTTTTGCAAAGCGCATCCAGTGGCCAGTGCAGAACCTGTCCTACAGGAGCCGGGtggtgcaggagctggtgggcgACCTCCTCCGTGTCTTCCAAGAACTCTTCTCAAATAGTTTCTTCCCGATGCTGCAGCCAGGCATCAGGGTGGGCAGCACCTTCGAAGGTTGGAGTCCCCATGAGGATGACGCTGTCTATTGCCTGCTCATGCCCCTGAAGCCCCCGCAAGGGCATGCCTTCCACCTGGAGATGAGCACTGCAGGCGATATGCCAGCAAAGGACTCCTGTGTCCGTGTGGAGCTGGAGTGCACCTGCGCAAGGGAGAAGCTGGTGAAGAACATGCTGTGCTTCCTCCAccactctgaggaggagctgaggagaAATCAGGGTCCCAGCCTCCTATGCACCCTCTGCACCGACTCCTACCTAGATGTGGAGAAGACTGCCTGCTGGTTCCAGAACTCTGTGAGGTCAGCCTGGGTGGTTTTGCCTCAGTCGCGTCACTACCATATGAAGGTGCTGCCCTCCAGCCGCTCCTGCAAGCTGCAGCTGACAAGTGCGTCCAGGAGAACCCTCTTTGTTGAGATGATCTTTGGGGTGCAGCAAGGCGACTCGGACATCTTCCTGAGCAGCCAGACTACAGAGGCCATCTACGCCTCAAGCACGACGTGGCCAGAGAGCTACGCTGTGGCAGAGGTGAAGTTCTTCAGCTATATAGCCAAGCAGGCCCCGCATGACAGCTTCCACCTCAAATGCCTGCAGCTCTGCGCCCGCATCCTGGTGGGCACAGGCTTTTCCACCTATACCTTCAAGACTGCTATGATGCACCTCCTGATCACCATACCCCTGTCATGCTGGCGCAGGAGGCATTTCCTGCTGCGACTGGAGGATATCATGCGGTACCCGCActgctgcctggagaagaaacaccTCGACCACTTCTTCTTTGGCAATGAGAACATGCCCGAGGAGATCCTCTTGCCCCCAGCCTTCCGAATGGCTGAGCCATTCAACCTCTTCCAGCACCTGGCGCAGGATCCGGCTGCCCATGCCAAGGCGCTGCGTGAATTCGATGAGCTGCAAGATCGGCTTACTAGACTGCTCTTCTACGGACACTGAAAGAGGTCTTCACGCACAGAGCTGCGTTTGTGGGCCTCATGGCTGATGGCAGACAACTACCTCAtacaggagggaaaaggaggggagaatgcaggacacagaaaggaaagggaaaacccTGCGTGGCAGCCCTCTGCCAAGAGCGGCAGCGTTCTCCTCTCAACGGTCCCCCCAGCGCAGCAGCTTGTGATGACCAcagtggctacaaagaagatgagTTTCGCCCTGCTTTCCCCTCTCGCTGACTGCAAACAGGATGGCCATGTCACACGGGTCCAGAAACTCTTGctggcagctccagctgtgcagggaCCAAGCGACAGGCACCGTTGATGTGCCTCTGTGTGTTCAGTGGGTCCGCGTGGAGAATCTACCCATCCTAGACACACCCCGGGGAGAGGATGCTACAGAACTGAGCATGCTGGTCACAGAGAACACACTGCTCAGTCGGCAGTGGAGATTGCTGCCGCACCTTTCCTTTACAGCACAAGCACACTCTGGGGAGTGGGTCGCGATGCGGCTGAAGAGGCCGTTGCAAGGAGCCTTGTGGCAGAGACTCACGTTACCACCTGGACAGCGACCAGCCTCCCTCTTCGGAGAGTCCATTCCCTCCAGGAGGTTTACCACGTGCAAAGATGTCAGTAAATCCATTCTTTGAACAAACGCTGCATCTGTGAGTGTCTGTGCATCACTTTGCTGTGGAACCTGGCCATAGGTTGCTGTTGGCCGAGCTGCCACAGAGTCAGGGAGcattttgcagaggagctgatgCAGTGGGCTCTGCTTTCATGATTCACTGGGCTTTGCCTTCCCAGGTGTAGTGTGTTaatcccagcaggcagctgctccatcactttCCCCAGTGGGATGGTGGAGAGCATCTGAAGGCTACAAGCAggaaaacttgtgggctgagagAGGACAGTTTAGTAGGTAAAGCAAGAGCTACACGCCCAggcaaagcagaataaagaatTCACTCactgctccctctgcctgctgctcacaagtggtgttccccaaggctcagtactggggccagttctctttaacaTTCTTATATTAAGAGAATATAGAACTATagactggtcagtctcacctctggtCCTGGCGAGAtcgtggagcagatcctcctggcaactatgctcaggcacatggaaaacaaggaggtgactggtcacagccaacacggcttcactaagggcaaatcatgcctagcaaatttggtgaccttctgtgatggggttacagcattggtggacgAGGAAAGAGTGAcagacatcatctgcctggacttatgcaaagcatttgacactgtcccacatgacatccttgtctctaaattggagacacatggattggacggatggaccactcagtggatgaggaattggctggatggtcgcgcTCAAAGAGTCATGGTCAACGGCTCAACGTCCGcgtggagatcagtgacgagtggtgttcctcaggggtcggtactgggaccggcactgttgaacatctttgttggcgacatggacagtgggatggagtgcaccctcagcaagtttgccgacgtCACCACGCTttgtggtgcggtcgacacgctggagggaagggaagccatCCAgcgggaccttgacaggcttgagaggtgggcccgtgcgaactgcctgaagttcaacaaggccaagtgcaaggtcctgcacgtgggtcggcacaatcccacGCACAACTACAGCCTGGGCGGAGAaaggattgagagcagctctgaggagaaggacttggggctgttgattgatgagaagctcaacaggagccggcaatgtgcgcttgcagcccagaaagccaaccgtatcctgggctgcatcaaaaccagcgtggccagcaggccgagggaggtgattctgcccctctactctgctcttgtgagaccccacctggagtactgcatcaagctctggggtccccagtacaagacagacattgaagtgttggggcgagtccagaggagggccacgaagttgatcccctccctgctccccatctccagatccctccctcccagccccactgaagcccttctctccctcctcctgcaggcCATGGCTATCGCAAAATTCTTCGCCCTGCTTGTGCAAAGCATCATCCAGTGCCCGCAGATGGTGGGTGATGAGCTGGATGAGGCCACGCGCGAGCGCATGGAGCAGCGTGCGGAGCATCTGAGCCGGGAGATGActcggctgctgcaggagctggagcagaggagcctggagcagagcatCATGGAGCAGAGGACTCAGGAGCAGAGCGGCGTGACCTGGGGAGCCCTGCTCTTTGCTGCCTTGCAGCACTGGCAGTTCTGGGCCATTGCTGGGGTCCTGGTCGTGCTGTTCGGGCTCTGCTGGTTGCTCAGGAAAAGGAGCCATGAGGCAGACAACAGCAGTGACGAGGAGAGCTCCAACAGCGacagggagcagctggaggaggaagaggagcaggaggatgaAGAAAGTGAAGGAGAAGATCCTGATGATGAGAGGGATCTGGGCAGGATTTTTGCAAAGCGCATCCAGTGGCCAGTGCAGAACCTGTCCTACAGGAGCCGGGtggtgcaggagctggtgggcgACCTCCTCCGTGTCTTCCAAGAACTCTTCTCAAATAGTTTCTTCCCGATGCTGCAGCCAGGCATCAGGGTGGGCAGCACCTTCGAAGGTTGGAGTCCCCATGAGGATGACGCTGTCTATTGCCTGCTCATGCCCCTGAAGCCCCCGCAAGGGCATGCCTTCCACCTGGAGATGAGCACTGCAGGCGATATGCCAGCAAAGGACTCCTGTGTCCGTGTGGAGCTGGAGTGCACCTGCGCAAGGGAGAAGCTGGTGAAGAACATGCTGTGCTTCCTCCAccactctgaggaggagctgaggagaAATCAGGGTCCCAGCCTCCTACGCACCCTCTGCACTGACTCCTACCTAGATGTGGAGAAGACTGCCTGCTGGTTCCAGAACTCTGTGAGGTCAGCCTGGGTGGTTTTGCCTCAGTCGCGTCACTACCATATGAAGGTGCTGCCCTCCAGCCGCTCCTGCAAGCTGCAGCTGACAAGTGCGTCCAGGAGAACCCTCTTTGTTGAGATGATCTTTGGGGTGCAGCAAGGCGACTCGGACATCTTCCTGAGCAGCCAGACTACAGAGGCCATCTACGCCTCAAGCACGACGTGGCCAGAGAGCTACGCTGTGGCAGAGGTGAAGTTCTTCAGCTATATAGCCAAGCAGGCCCCGCATGACAGCTTCCACCTCAAATGCCTGCAGCTCTGCGCCCGCATCCTGGTGGGCACAGGCTTTTCCACCTATACCTTCAAGACTGCTATGATGCACCTCCTGATCACCATACCCCTGTCATGCTGGCGCAGGAGGCATTTCCTGCTGCGACTGGAGGATATCATGCGGTACCCGCActgctgcctggagaagaaacaccTCGACCACTTCTTCTTTGGCAATGAGAACATGCCCGAGGAGATCCTCTTGCCCCCAGCCTTCCGAATGGCTGAGCCATTCAACCTCTTCCAGCACCTGGCGCAGGATCCGGCTGCCCATGCCAAGGCGCTGCGTGAATTCGATGAGCTGCAAGATCGGCTTACTAGACTGCTCTTCTACGGACACTGAAAGAGGTCTTCACGCACAGAGCTGCGTTTGTGGGCCTCATGGCTGATGGCAGACAACTACCTCAtacaggagggaaaaggaggggagaatgcaggacacagaaaggaaagggaaaacccTGCGCGGCAGCCCTCTGCCAAGAGCGGCAGCGTTCTCCTCTCAACGGTCCCCCCAGCGCAGCAGACGGTGATGACCAcagtggctacaaagaagatgagTTTCGCCCTGCTTTCCCCTCTCGCTGACTGCAAACAGGATGGCCATGTCACACGGGTCCAGAAACTCTTGctggcagctccagctgtgcagggaCCAAGCGACAGGCACCGTTGATGTGCCTCTGTGTGTTCAGTGGGTCCGCGTGGAGAATCTACCCATCCTAGACACACCCTGGGGAGAGGATGCTACAGAACTGAGCATGCCGGTCACAGAGAACACGCTGCTCAGTCGGCAGTGGAGATTGCTGCCGCACCTTTACAGCACAAGCACACTCTGGGGAGTGGGTCGCGATGCGGCTGAAGAGGCCGTTGCAAGGAGCCTTGTGACAGAGACCATACCACCTGGACAGTTACCGCCCTCCCTCTTCAAGAGAGTCCATTCCTTCTGGACCTTTATTCTGTGCAAAGTTTCCAATAAATGGCGTGTTTGAACAAACGCTGCATCTGTGAGTGTCTGTGCATTGCTTTGTTGGGGAACGCGGGCAAAGGGTGCTGACTGCTCAGCTGCCACAGTGTCAGGGAGCGTTTTGCAGAAGAGCTGACGCAGCGGGCTCTGGTTTCACTGATTCTGTAACTGAGGCTCCTCCACCTGTCCGTGCTCCTGCGTTGGGACAATCGGAATAATTTCTCACCCTCCACAGCTGTGCGCCTCCATTGCCTGtgtgctgcagggagcctgAATTGGCTACCTTGGGAGCCCTACGCAAACTGAGCCCTGGGAGCCCGACAGCGTTGCTCTTGGGCAACCGCAGTGAGGTAAGTAGCATGCCGTCCAAGTGGCGAGCCCTTTGCACAGGGGACAAGTGGCACGACTGCGGAGCAGGGCTCTGGCTGCTCTGGCTCCTGTACAAGAACGAGCCTCATTCACTATACCCTCTTGTGACCTGCAAGCTCAGGTTCCCACCTCCTTAAGAAGGGAGACTTAACACATGCAGCAAGGTTAAAGAAAGCTTTTgagattttgaaatgtttgtacACTAATGCACGTGGGGTGAGGAATAGACAGGGCAAAGTAGAGGCCTTGGCTCAGTCCCAGAGCTGCAAAATCATGGGCAGAAGTGAGACTTCTTGGGAAGagtcctgtgactggagtgctGTGATGGGCGGTTATAGGCTCTTCAGGAGagagaggcagggcaggcgaggcgGAGGGGCAGTGCTGTATGTAAAGGAGGGGAGACGTCAGGGCCTCAGGGAGATTGGTAAAGGGATCAGGAGCACAGCTAGTATTCTCCGCTGTCCTCCCAGTTGTAGGGAAGGACCATCAGGAACTTTGGCAGCAAATGAAAGTGTGTGGCCTCtggaaagggatctggggggggtgtttgttgaTGGTAAGCTCCTTAGAGTCAACAacgtgccctggcagccaaaagggccaacCATCTCCTGAGGTACGTAAGGCACAGTATAGCCGGCCTGTCGAAAGCAGGGACTGACCCACTATACTCAGTACTGGTGCAGCgtcacctcaagtactgtgtgcagCTTTGGGCTCCACAATGTAAGAAGGATACAAAAACATTCGAaggtgtccaaaggagggcaagaAAGAAGGTGAAAGCACTAGCCGGCATGCCCTCATGAGGCATGGCTGAGGACACCGGGTTTATTCAGCTTAGAGGAGAGGAGcctgaggggtgacctcactGCTGTCTACAACTTCCGTAGGATGGggagtggagagggaggtgccgATCTCTTCTCTGGGATCTAAGCAAAGCAATGGCTTAAAGCTGTGTCAAAGGCAGttcagattggatattaggaaaaagttcttcactgagagggtggtcaagcagTAGAACAAGCTCCCCCCAGGAAACGGTCATGGCCCCGAGCCTGGTGGTATTCAAGAAGCGATTGCACAATGCTCTTAGATCCATGAGCGGGAGTTGTGGTGaacggagttaaatccagtCGGTGGCTGGTCACACGTGGTGTTCTGTggggctcagtactggggccacTTCTCTTTATATCTTTATCAAAGACCTGGAtaggggatcgagtgcaccctcaggaaGTTTTCAGACGACACCCAGTTGGCCGGAAGTTATTGATCTGTTTGAGGGTAGAAAGGTTCTACAGAAGGACCTGGAGAGGCTGGATCGGTGATGAGTCGAGGCCAACTGTACGAGCTTTAAAAGGGctctgcacttggctcacaacaaccccatgcaacacgctacaggcttggggaagagtggttggaaagctgcctggcggaaaaggacctgggggtgttggtcgatagccagcactgtgcccaggtggccaagaggGCAATAGCAACCTcatttgtatcagaaatagcgtggccagcaggactaggggaGTGACCACCCCTCTCCGCTTGGCGCTGCTGAGGCCACGCCTccagtactgtgttcagtttgtCACCACAAGACATTGAcgtgctggagtgtgtccaagaagagcagcaaagctggtgaaaggtctagagaacaagtcttatgaggagcgcctgagggaactggggttgaTTAATCCTGAGAACAGGAGGCCAAGGGGAGAGCTTATCACTCCCTATAATTGCCCAAAAGGAGGTGGTGGTGAGGTGAGTGtcagtctcttttcccaagtgaCAAATGA contains the following coding sequences:
- the LOC129207242 gene encoding inositol 1,4,5-trisphosphate receptor-interacting protein-like 1, which codes for MAIAKFFALLVQSIIQCPQMVGDELDEATRERMEQRAEHLSREMTRLLQELEQRSLEQSIMEQRTQEQSGVTWGALLFAALQHWQFWAIAGVLVVLFGLCWLLRKRSHEADNSSDEESSNSDREQLEEEEEQEDEESEGEDPDDERDLGRIFAKRIQWPVQNLSYRSRVVQELVGDLLRVFQELFSNSFFPMLQPGIRVGSTFEGWSPHEDDAVYCLLMPLKPPQGHAFHLEMSTAGDMPAKDSCVRVELECTCAREKLVKNMLCFLHHSEEELRRNQGPSLLCTLCTDSYLDVEKTACWFQNSVRSAWVVLPQSRHYHMKVLPSSRSCKLQLTSASRRTLFVEMIFGVQQGDSDIFLSSQTTEAIYASSTTWPESYAVAEVKFFSYIAKQAPHDSFHLKCLQLCARILVGTGFSTYTFKTAMMHLLITIPLSCWRRRHFLLRLEDIMRYPHCCLEKKHLDHFFFGNENMPEEILLPPAFRMAEPFNLFQHLAQDPAAHAKALREFDELQDRLTRLLFYGH
- the LOC129207236 gene encoding inositol 1,4,5-trisphosphate receptor-interacting protein-like 1 yields the protein MAIAKFFALLVQSIIQCPQMVGDELDEATRERMEQRAEHLSREMTRLLQELEQRSLEQSIMEQRTQEQSGVTWGALLFAALQHWQFWAIAGVLVVLFGLCWLLRKRSHEADNSSDEESSNSDREQLEEEEEQEDEESEGEDPDDERDLGRIFAKRIQWPVQNLSYRSRVVQELVGDLLRVFQELFSNSFFPMLQPGIRVGSTFEGWSPHEDDAVYCLLMPLKPPQGHAFHLEMSTAGDMPAKDSCVRVELECTCAREKLVKNMLCFLHHSEEELRRNQGPSLLRTLCTDSYLDVEKTACWFQNSVRSAWVVLPQSRHYHMKVLPSSRSCKLQLTSASRRTLFVEMIFGVQQGDSDIFLSSQTTEAIYASSTTWPESYAVAEVKFFSYIAKQAPHDSFHLKCLQLCARILVGTGFSTYTFKTAMMHLLITIPLSCWRRRHFLLRLEDIMRYPHCCLEKKHLDHFFFGNENMPEEILLPPAFRMAEPFNLFQHLAQDPAAHAKALREFDELQDRLTRLLFYGH